From Pelosinus fermentans DSM 17108, the proteins below share one genomic window:
- a CDS encoding nucleobase:cation symporter-2 family protein, with protein sequence MYFAISGVGEINNGVIKMPENVCHPVDEKLPLGQTFVYGLQHVLAMYAGAVAVPLILANALKLPNDVLIYLINADLFVAGITTIIQCIGFGHIGSKLPLMQGVTFAAVTPMIIIGQTHGLTSIFGSTIAAGIITYLLSPYFSKLLRFFPQVVTGTIITIIGISLLPVAVNWSAGGNPSAPNYANGTYICLAFVVLTFILLLNRYCKGFLSNISVLLGLIFGTIIAIPLGITDLSKISQANWIGVTMPFAFGVPTFEFSSILAMTVVMLVVMTETTGDLVAIAEIVKKPLQPNDLTKGLRTDGIGTLIGGIFNSFPHTAFAQNVGLVSLTGIKSRFVVASGGLILIVLGLLPKAAALVAAIPSPVLGGAGIVMFGMVAASGIKSLAKVDYEGNKNSLIVAVSVGVSMIPLAVPSFYHTLPEWAGIVLHSGITGGTLAAILLNAFFNEFGTIIKKQESRIV encoded by the coding sequence TTGTATTTTGCTATTAGCGGCGTTGGTGAAATAAATAATGGGGTGATTAAAATGCCAGAAAACGTGTGTCATCCAGTAGATGAAAAATTGCCATTAGGGCAGACCTTTGTCTATGGATTGCAACATGTCTTGGCAATGTATGCTGGGGCAGTCGCGGTTCCTCTGATTCTTGCTAATGCACTTAAATTACCAAATGATGTACTTATTTATCTTATTAATGCAGATCTATTTGTGGCAGGCATCACAACCATTATTCAGTGTATCGGGTTTGGACATATTGGCAGTAAACTTCCCTTGATGCAAGGTGTAACGTTTGCTGCGGTAACACCCATGATTATTATCGGACAGACTCATGGTTTAACAAGTATTTTTGGCTCAACCATTGCAGCAGGAATTATAACCTATCTGCTGAGCCCATATTTTAGTAAACTACTGCGTTTCTTTCCACAGGTTGTTACAGGGACTATCATCACCATCATTGGTATTTCTTTATTGCCAGTTGCCGTGAACTGGTCGGCTGGAGGTAATCCTTCTGCTCCGAATTATGCAAATGGTACCTATATTTGTTTGGCTTTTGTGGTATTGACCTTTATTTTGCTATTAAATCGTTATTGTAAAGGTTTTTTAAGTAATATTTCTGTTCTCCTGGGGCTGATTTTTGGAACTATCATTGCTATACCTCTAGGAATAACAGATTTATCAAAAATATCCCAAGCTAACTGGATCGGAGTGACAATGCCCTTTGCTTTTGGAGTGCCTACCTTTGAATTTTCCTCCATTTTAGCCATGACTGTAGTTATGCTTGTAGTAATGACAGAAACAACGGGAGATCTCGTTGCTATCGCTGAAATTGTAAAAAAACCTCTTCAACCGAATGATTTAACCAAGGGACTTCGGACAGATGGTATTGGCACATTGATCGGCGGAATATTTAATTCCTTCCCTCATACTGCATTTGCCCAGAACGTTGGCCTTGTAAGTTTGACAGGCATTAAAAGTCGTTTTGTTGTTGCCTCTGGTGGACTTATATTGATTGTCTTGGGGCTTTTACCTAAGGCTGCTGCTCTTGTAGCTGCTATTCCTAGCCCTGTACTTGGCGGTGCTGGAATTGTCATGTTTGGTATGGTCGCTGCCAGTGGTATTAAGTCATTAGCAAAAGTCGATTATGAAGGGAATAAAAATTCTCTGATTGTGGCAGTAAGTGTGGGAGTGAGTATGATTCCATTAGCTGTTCCTAGCTTCTACCATACCTTGCCAGAGTGGGCAGGAATTGTTTTACATAGTGGTATTACTGGAGGTACCTTAGCCGCGATTCTATTAAATGCCTTCTTCAATGAGTTTGGTACCATTATAAAAAAACAGGAGTCTAGGATTGTGTAA
- the ssnA gene encoding putative aminohydrolase SsnA — protein sequence MLLVGNGKMITRDTCQPYLADGCVVIQENMIMEVGLTQKMRQKYPDAEFMDAKGRVIMPGMINTHMHLYSTFARGMSSKDAPPQNFVEILERLWWRIDKALTLEDIYYSAMVVLIDCIKNGTTTIFDHHASPGAVRQSLFEMARATKAAGIRSCLCYEVSDRDGKQIMEQGIQENIEFINYAAKQHDDLTRGMFGLHASMTLSNETLAKCSKVNDESKMGFHVHVAEDAADQVDSVKKYGKRVVERLAEFGMIGPKSLAIHCVHIDEREMDILRLKGANVVHNPESNMGNAVGCSPVLTLMKKGITVGLGTDGYTSDMFESYKVANILHKHNQGNPSVAWGEIPIMVFENNPAISSQYFSHPIGKLAPGCYADVIIVDYDPPTALHENNVNGHILFGISGRAVVTTIINGKILMLERKLVGLDETEICSKARELSSKLWSRL from the coding sequence ATGCTGCTTGTTGGCAATGGCAAAATGATAACGAGGGATACGTGTCAGCCGTATTTGGCTGATGGTTGTGTAGTAATTCAGGAAAATATGATTATGGAAGTTGGCTTGACTCAAAAGATGCGGCAGAAATACCCTGATGCTGAATTTATGGATGCTAAAGGCAGAGTGATCATGCCTGGAATGATAAATACTCATATGCATTTATATAGTACTTTTGCTCGTGGAATGTCATCTAAAGATGCTCCACCACAAAATTTTGTAGAGATTTTAGAACGTTTATGGTGGCGGATAGATAAGGCTTTGACATTAGAGGATATTTATTATAGTGCAATGGTTGTATTGATTGATTGTATCAAAAATGGTACGACCACCATTTTTGATCATCATGCTAGTCCAGGTGCTGTACGGCAGAGTTTATTTGAAATGGCGAGGGCCACTAAGGCTGCCGGCATACGGAGCTGTTTGTGCTATGAAGTATCCGACCGAGATGGTAAGCAAATTATGGAACAAGGGATACAGGAAAATATCGAGTTTATCAATTATGCTGCTAAGCAGCACGATGATTTGACAAGAGGTATGTTTGGTCTCCATGCCTCCATGACGTTAAGTAATGAGACACTTGCAAAGTGCTCTAAAGTAAATGATGAATCAAAAATGGGTTTTCATGTTCATGTGGCTGAAGACGCTGCTGATCAAGTAGATTCAGTAAAGAAATATGGCAAAAGAGTTGTAGAACGTTTGGCTGAGTTTGGGATGATTGGTCCCAAATCCCTTGCGATACATTGCGTTCATATAGATGAACGTGAAATGGATATTTTACGGTTGAAAGGTGCCAATGTAGTTCATAATCCCGAATCAAATATGGGAAATGCAGTAGGCTGTTCCCCTGTTCTCACTTTAATGAAAAAAGGCATTACAGTTGGTTTGGGTACAGATGGTTACACCAGTGATATGTTTGAGTCTTATAAAGTCGCCAATATCTTACATAAGCATAACCAAGGTAATCCAAGCGTAGCATGGGGGGAAATACCAATCATGGTATTTGAAAATAATCCTGCAATCAGCAGCCAGTATTTTTCTCATCCGATTGGCAAATTAGCTCCCGGTTGTTATGCAGATGTCATTATCGTAGATTATGATCCGCCCACTGCCTTACACGAAAATAACGTTAATGGTCATATTTTATTTGGCATATCAGGCAGAGCGGTTGTTACAACAATTATCAATGGAAAGATCCTTATGCTTGAAAGAAAACTAGTGGGTCTGGATGAGACTGAGATCTGCAGTAAAGCAAGGGAGCTAAGTTCTAAGTTATGGTCTAGATTATAA